A region from the Thermus thermamylovorans genome encodes:
- a CDS encoding sigma-70 family RNA polymerase sigma factor, producing MRAFVAEDYEALGRHYYALALKEGFSRFHLLGDEALDLAQEVALRVHGSLKAWRTGERKLPSPSKNLTFWVMVEADRAVREWFYRNRGVGYTNSRLVAKVKRATEGLQAELGREPTPEEVAERLGIPLEVVEEALAVAEAEAILSLDNTTEEGTRLEEFVGHDPWEREEERDFAFKALEEAIERYGLRRKLGEKEAKLLERFLEGGLEEEELEELEAALKEAMTRTQAV from the coding sequence ATGAGGGCGTTCGTCGCGGAGGACTACGAGGCGCTGGGGCGGCACTACTACGCCCTGGCCCTCAAGGAGGGCTTCTCCCGGTTCCACCTCCTCGGGGACGAGGCGTTGGACCTCGCCCAGGAGGTGGCCCTCAGGGTCCACGGCTCCCTCAAGGCCTGGCGGACGGGCGAGCGCAAGCTCCCCTCTCCCTCCAAGAACCTCACCTTCTGGGTGATGGTGGAAGCCGACCGCGCTGTGCGGGAGTGGTTCTACCGGAACCGGGGGGTGGGGTACACGAACTCCCGGCTCGTGGCCAAGGTCAAGCGGGCCACGGAAGGGCTTCAGGCGGAGCTCGGGCGTGAACCCACGCCGGAGGAAGTCGCCGAGAGGCTCGGGATCCCCTTGGAGGTGGTGGAGGAGGCCTTGGCCGTGGCGGAGGCGGAGGCCATCCTCAGCCTGGACAACACCACCGAAGAGGGCACCCGGCTGGAGGAGTTCGTGGGCCACGACCCCTGGGAGCGCGAGGAGGAGAGGGACTTCGCCTTCAAAGCCCTGGAAGAGGCCATCGAGCGCTATGGCCTCCGGCGGAAGCTGGGCGAGAAGGAGGCGAAGCTCTTGGAGCGCTTCCTAGAGGGCGGCTTGGAGGAAGAGGAGCTTGAGGAGCTTGAAGCGGCCCTGAAGGAGGCCATGACGAGGACCCAAGCAGTCTAG